A region of the Sinorhizobium arboris LMG 14919 genome:
GTGCGCCGCTTCCGGTTCGAAGAGGAAGAGGCCGCGCCGGGCGAGGTGCTCCAGCCGGCCGATCATGGCGCAAGCTCGGGGAAGCTGTGCTGCCCGTCCGGCCGCAGAGGCAGGGGTTTCTCCCACAGCACGGCTTTAAGCGGCAGCGGAGCGTAAAGATGTGGAAACAGCGCGCCGCCGCGCGAGGGTTCGTAGACGAGTTTGTCGCCCAGCGCGTTCGCGTCGACCGCGACGAGCAGCAGGTCTTCCTGCCCTTCGAAGTGCCGGGCGGCCGTTTCGACGACCTGGTCCCGGGTCGAAAAATGAATGAAGCCGTCGGCGAGATCGACCGGCGCGCCGGCGAACCGGCCGGTCCGTCGCGCTTCCTGCCATAGAAGTGCCGGAACGATCTTGTATATGGTAGCGTTCATCTTTGTTCGCTTATCCGTCGTGAGCATGAGTGATGGCCTTGCCGCAAATATCGGCTCCTGTCCACCGCACAGCATGAGATCGAAGCGGATTTTCCGTGCGCATTCAACGGAGAGAACGTCATGAGACAGGCAGTAGCAACACTCGTGGTCGGATTGGGCTTCGGTCTGACCGTCCCGGCGGCTGCGCAGGAAGCCTCGCCCGGCCGCTACAGCATGCAGAAGTCGGAGACCGGATTCGCCCGGCTCGACACCGCGACCGGCGAGGTCACCTTGTGCCGGGAAAAGGGCGGGGAGCTCGTTTGCAGGATGGCCGCGGATGAACGCGCCGCCTTCGAGCGCGAACTCGATCTTCTCGCCAGCCGCGTCGAAGCGCTGGAAAAGGCGGTGGAAAGCGGCGAAACCGCCGCCAAACCGGCACTTCCCGACGATGAAGAGATTGACCGGGCAATGAGCATCATGGAAAGAATGATGCGCAAGTTCATGGGGATCGTGAAGGAATTCGAGGACAAGGGGAGCGATTCCGCCGGCGAGGGCGAGAATCCGCCGCAGAAGACCTGAAAACGAAGTCCATGGCGTGTTGGAGGACGCGCGTCGCGCATGTTTCCCTGAAACAGGGATCATTTGGGGATAAGGTGATGCGGCAGATCCGCAGCGCAGAGGCTGCGAGATCGCAGCCGAGGCTCTTGGGAGGGAGCGTCATCATGCCGGAAATGACCATCATCATCGCCGACGACCACCCGCTTTTCCGTGGCGCGATGCGCCAGGCGCTGAGCGGCATGTCGGGCACGCAGGCCATTGTCGAGGCTGGAGATTTCGACGCTGCGCGCAGGGCTGCGGCCGGGAACCCGGACGCCGATCTGATGCTGCTCGACCTGACAATGCCCGGCGTCAGCGGACTTTCGGGGCTGATCGCCTTGCGAGCCGAGTTTCCCAGCCTGCCCGTCATGATCGTCTCGGCGCATGACGATCCTGCAACCATACACCGGGCGCTCGACCTGGGCGCGGCCGGATTCCTGTCCAAATCCGCCGGTATCGAGGAAATCCGCGAGGGCATCGCAAAGGTGATGGCCGGCGAGGTGTTCGTCCCGGCCGGTTACGACCAGAACCAGGAATACGAGCCGGAGGTCGCCGACCTTCTGCATCGGCTGCAGACGCTGACGCCACAGCAGTCGCGCGTCCTCTCCATGCTCGCCGAGGGTCTGCTCAACAAGCAGATCGCTTACGAGCTCGGCGTGTCGGAGGCGACGATCAAGGCGCATGTCTCGGCGATCCTCCTCAAGCTCAACGTCGACAGCCGCACCCAGGCGGTGATCCAACTATCGAAGCTCGGGTCCGTTGCGGCGGCTTGAGGCGGCGGCTCCTGAGATTTACGATTTTTGCCCCTCATCCCGCTGCCGCGACCTTCTCCCCGTTAAACGGGGAGAAGGGACGTGCGGCGCTGTCCTGCCGCCTCGCAGACGGTGAGATTGCGCCGGGAGTTCGCAGCTTGTCCCTTCGCCCCGCCTGTGGGGAGAAGGTGGCCGGCAGGCCGGATGAGGGGCAATCCCGAGCGGTAAGCCACTCTACTCCGCCGCTGCCCGTCCCGCCGCGGCGAGCTGGGTGAGCCAGGCCCGGAGCGCCGCCGGGCGTACGGGTTTGTGCTGCAGCGAGACGCCGTCCCGTTCAGCGGCGCCGCGCACTTCAGGCGAGCGGTCGGCCGTCACCATGAGGGCGGGGATACTCTCCTGCCACAGATCCCGGATTGCGGCGATCGCCTCGACACCGGTGCCGTCGCCGAGATGATAATCGGCGACGATCGCGTCGGGTCGCGCGCTCAGCCTGCCGGGCGCCATTTCGATGCAGGCGGCAACCGACTCGGCGGTCGTTACCACACAGCCCCAGCCGCCGAGCAGGAGGGCCATGCCTTCGAGTATTTTCGGCTCGTTGTCGATGCAGATGACGTTGAGCCCGGCCAAGACCTCGCTTGCTTTCGCCGCTCCGACCGGTTGCTGTTTCACCCTGGCGCCGGAGCTCGTGTCGAGCGGCACGGCGACCTTGAAGCCGGTGCCTTTCCCCGGCGTCGATTGCAGGCCGACAGGATGATTGAGAACGCGCGAGATGCGATCGACGATGGAGAGGCCGAGGCCAAGGCCCGAGGCCGTTCGGGCACCTTCGTCGAGACGGGCGAACTCCTTGAAGACCGTGCGGAACTTCGATGACGGAATGCCGATGCCGGAATCGAGAACCTCGATCGTCGCCGTCTGCCCGCGCCGGCGCACGCCGACCAGCACCTTGCCCTGCAGGGTGTATTTTATGGCGTTCGACACGAGGTTCTGGACGACACGCCGGAGCAGGTTCGGATCGCTGCGCACTGCAATCGACGTCCGCATCACGACGAGTTCGATGTTCTTCGCCCGCGCCATCGGTGCGAAATCCGTCTCGATCCGCCTGAGCAATTCGTCGAGCGGCACGGATTGCAGGCGCGGCTTCATCGCACCGGTGTCGAGCCGCGAAATGTCGAGCACTGCCCCGAGGATGGCCTCTACAGATTCGAGCGACGAATCGATGTTCTGCACCAGCGCCCTGTTGTCGGAATCACCGAGGCGCTCGACCAGCGAGGAGGAGTAGAGCCGTGCCGCGTTCAAGGGCTGCAGGATGTCGTGGCCGGCCGCGGCGAAGAAGCGGGTCTTGCCGATATTCGCCTCCTCGGCGGCCGCTCTTGCCTCGCCCAGTTCGCGGTTGACGCGTGTGAGTTCTCCCGTCCGCTCGGCCACGCGCAATTCCAGCGTTTCGTTCGCCTGCTTGAGCGCCATGTCGGCGGCGACGCGCTGGGTTATGTCGGTGTAGGTCGTGACGATGCCCTTGTCGGGCATGGCATTGGTTCTGACTTCGATGATGCGTGCGCCGCCCGCCAGTTCGAGCAGGAATGGTTTGTCGAGCGTCAGGAAATTGGCGATCAGCGCCTTTTCCTCTTCCTTGCGGACATCTCCGCGGCGGGCAAGGATCGCGACGATGTCTGCGAGCGGAAAGCCCACCTGTCCGGCCGCCTCCGGGAGGTCCATGAGTTCGCGGAAACGCCGGTTCCAGATGATGAGATTGTTGGCATTGTCGAAAACGGCAATGCCCTGGTCCATCTGCGAGAGCGCCGTATGCAGCATGTCCTGGTTGTATTGGAGCGCTTCGCTTGCCTGGTCGAGCAGCCAGGCGGTGTCGGAGGAGGTGTCGTCCATGCGCTGCAGGACAAGTGAAAGGACGAGGCGAGCGGAGGACGAGCCGATGGCGCTACCGAGCAATTGTTCCGAAAAGTGGACAAGCGCCATGTCGGCGGAAGCGTTGTCGTCGAGCCAGCGGCCGGACTGCTGCTCGTAGCTATGGAAGGAGCGCTGCATGCGCTCCTCGCCCATGTAGCGGCCGATCGTCGTCTTGAGGTCGCGCACCGTAACCTTGGTCTTGCGCCCGCGGAATGTCCGTTCGGTGCGTGAGCGGCGGGTGATGAACACGCCCGCCTGGAAGCGCTCCAGGGGTTTCGGGGCCCGCGTCAGCGAACCCACGACATAGGCGGCGACATTGACGAGGATGCTGAGAGCCGTCGCATTCACCAGCGGGTCGGACTGCGCGCCGGAGAAGAGATCGGTGAAGGGCAGGAGGAAGCTGAGCACCGTGGAGGCGATGTGGGAATTGTCCGGCCCTCCGAGGCTCGGCAGGAAGAGGACATAGGCCCAGACGAGAAAGCCGCCGACCATCCCCGCAATCGCGCCGCGGGCATTGGCCTGCCGCCAGACGAGACCGCCGAGGAGCGCCGGCGCCATCTGTGCGATTGCGGCGAAGGAGAGCAGTCCGAGCGAGGCAAGCCCGGCGCTGATATCGGCCGCGCGATAATAGCCGTAACCGAGGAAGAGAACGACGAAGATCGCCGTACGGCGGATGTTGAGGAGCGTGCCGGCCATGTCCTCCTGGAGAGAGCCGCGGGTGCCGAGCCTGCGGCGCAGGAACACCGGCATGACGATGTCGTTCGAGACCATGATCGAGAGCGCGACCGAAGCGACGATGACCATGGCGGTCGCCGCCGAAAAGCCTCCGATAAACGTGAAGAGCGTGACGAGCGGCACGTCGCCGGCAAGCGGCAGCGCCAGCAGATAGAGATCCGCATTGCCGGAGCCGGAGAAGGTAAGAATGCCGGCGATCGCGATCGGCAGGACGAAGGCATTGATCGCGATCAGATAGAGGGGGAAGAGGATGCCGGCCGTGCGCAGTTCGTTGTCGGTGCGG
Encoded here:
- a CDS encoding DUF952 domain-containing protein produces the protein MNATIYKIVPALLWQEARRTGRFAGAPVDLADGFIHFSTRDQVVETAARHFEGQEDLLLVAVDANALGDKLVYEPSRGGALFPHLYAPLPLKAVLWEKPLPLRPDGQHSFPELAP
- a CDS encoding response regulator translates to MPEMTIIIADDHPLFRGAMRQALSGMSGTQAIVEAGDFDAARRAAAGNPDADLMLLDLTMPGVSGLSGLIALRAEFPSLPVMIVSAHDDPATIHRALDLGAAGFLSKSAGIEEIREGIAKVMAGEVFVPAGYDQNQEYEPEVADLLHRLQTLTPQQSRVLSMLAEGLLNKQIAYELGVSEATIKAHVSAILLKLNVDSRTQAVIQLSKLGSVAAA
- a CDS encoding PAS domain-containing hybrid sensor histidine kinase/response regulator — its product is MLSGSVIFASAFAYLLLLFAVASYGDRRARRNKIAEKGRPLVYALSLAIYCTSWTYFGGVGLAAGRGLEFTGIYIGPILMFTLGMPLIRRIVRLAKTEKLTSVADFVAARYGKNPAVAAIVALISLVGAIPYIALQLKAVSSSVATMIDTSDYGIGSGENFVDLPLLVTLFLACFAIVFGTRHTDATEHQDGLILAIAMESVVKLVAMLTVGVYVVFILFGGPANLWAEAQQSPTVLAALEYQTPVARWILMIALSAFGIIMLPRQFHVTVVENRTDNELRTAGILFPLYLIAINAFVLPIAIAGILTFSGSGNADLYLLALPLAGDVPLVTLFTFIGGFSAATAMVIVASVALSIMVSNDIVMPVFLRRRLGTRGSLQEDMAGTLLNIRRTAIFVVLFLGYGYYRAADISAGLASLGLLSFAAIAQMAPALLGGLVWRQANARGAIAGMVGGFLVWAYVLFLPSLGGPDNSHIASTVLSFLLPFTDLFSGAQSDPLVNATALSILVNVAAYVVGSLTRAPKPLERFQAGVFITRRSRTERTFRGRKTKVTVRDLKTTIGRYMGEERMQRSFHSYEQQSGRWLDDNASADMALVHFSEQLLGSAIGSSSARLVLSLVLQRMDDTSSDTAWLLDQASEALQYNQDMLHTALSQMDQGIAVFDNANNLIIWNRRFRELMDLPEAAGQVGFPLADIVAILARRGDVRKEEEKALIANFLTLDKPFLLELAGGARIIEVRTNAMPDKGIVTTYTDITQRVAADMALKQANETLELRVAERTGELTRVNRELGEARAAAEEANIGKTRFFAAAGHDILQPLNAARLYSSSLVERLGDSDNRALVQNIDSSLESVEAILGAVLDISRLDTGAMKPRLQSVPLDELLRRIETDFAPMARAKNIELVVMRTSIAVRSDPNLLRRVVQNLVSNAIKYTLQGKVLVGVRRRGQTATIEVLDSGIGIPSSKFRTVFKEFARLDEGARTASGLGLGLSIVDRISRVLNHPVGLQSTPGKGTGFKVAVPLDTSSGARVKQQPVGAAKASEVLAGLNVICIDNEPKILEGMALLLGGWGCVVTTAESVAACIEMAPGRLSARPDAIVADYHLGDGTGVEAIAAIRDLWQESIPALMVTADRSPEVRGAAERDGVSLQHKPVRPAALRAWLTQLAAAGRAAAE